In Thermodesulfobacteriota bacterium, the genomic stretch CCCTCATAAGGCGCTCCATAAAGAAGGCCGAGATAGTCGCTTATGAAGACCTCGGGCCGGAGGCCATAAGAAGGCTCGAGGTGGTCGATTTCCCCGCGATAGTGGTGAACGACGCGGAGGGAGGGGACCTCTTCATGCAGGGCGTTCAAAAGTACAGGAGGGTTTCTTGAAGATAAACCTTTCCAACCAGGACGTGCAGAGCGTAAGCGTAGGCAAGGTCGAGCGCCTGAGCGGCGAGGACCTTAAGAAGTGCTACCAGTGCGGGAACTGCTCCGGAGGGTGTCCGGTATCATATAAGATGGAGATACCCCCGACAAGGATAATGAGGATGCTCCAGCTCGGGAGGCTGGAGGAGGTGAAGGCCGCAAACTCGATGTGGCTCTGCGTCGGCTGCCTCCAGTGCTATTCGAGGTGCCCGAAAGGGTGCAGCGTCGCAGCGGTATTGGAGGCCCTGAGGCAGGAGGCCCTGAGGGAGAGCGCGGACAGGGTGGATGTAAAGGAGTTGCCCATGCCGCTACTCAAGAAGGCGCCGCAGCAGGCTATTGTCTGCGGGTTCAGGAAGTTCGTTAGCTGAAAGTCCGCGCTTGTAAACTGTCCGTCTGCGTTGTCAGGCGGCTCGGAAGAGTTTAGTGAGGCAGTAAATAAATTCATACTTGAAACATCCGGATGCGAGGAAGGACAAGGGATTGAACCGCAGCATACTTCATGTATGTGAGGATTCAAGCCCGAAGCACTGACGAAGCAGACGGATAGTTTGCAAGTATGAACCAGGTCCTTATGAAAATACCCTATTACCCAGGATGTACGCTAAACACGGTCGCCAAGCAGTTCGACTCCTCGGCGCGGGACTCCGCCCTTGCCGTGGGTTTCGAGATGGCCGAGCTCAAGCAGTGGAACTGCTGCGGCGCCACATTCCCGCTCGCCCCTGACAACCTGATGGGCCTCACTGCCCCGGCAAAGGTCCTCTCCGGGGCGCGCAAGGTTGGCGACACGCTCACGACCCTCTGTTCTGTCTGCTATAACGTCCTCAAGCGGACGAACTCCGTCATAAGGGAGAGCAAGGAGAAGAGGGGCGTCGTAAACGGCTTCATAGAAGAGGAGTACGACGGGAGCCTCAGCGTACTCCATTACCTCGAAGTGCTCCGCGACCGCGTGGGCTTTGACAAGGTAAAGGGGGCGGTGAAGAGGCCACTTAAGGGCATAAAGGCCGGGGCATATTACGGCTGCATGCTCCTTCGTCCTTTCGAGGACGTCGGCATAGACAACGCAGAAAGGCCGACCATATTCGAGGACCTCTTGAAGGCCCTCGGGGCCGAGCCGGTGGAGTTCCCTAACAGGATAGAGTGCTGCGGCGCTCACCTCGCCATGAACGACGAAGAGGTGGTTACGCGCCTTTCCGGTGCGGTAATCGACTCGGCTGCGGGCATGGGCGCTGAGCTTGTGGTGACGAGCTGCCCGCTCTGCCAGTACAACCTTGAAAAGAGCCGCGGCGCCGGCTCAAGCAACGGGGTGCCCGTAATATACTTCACCCAGGCCCTGGGTCTTGCCCTCGGCCAGGACATCGAAACACTCGGGTTCGAGAAGAACGCAACCGACGTAATGCCGCTTCTCAAGAAGAAGGGGATAGCTTAGGTCCGTCATTGCGAGGGGGTTTTCCCCGAAGCGATCTCATGATGAACAAAGCAGAAGTTGTAGAGTGGCTTTCAACCTGATGTGTCTTTAGTTATCGTTATCGAGGTTCATCGTTATGCCGAGAATCGGAGTCTTCGTCTGCCAGTGCGGGAATAACATAGCCGCTACCGTCGACACCAAAAAGGTCGCCGAGGAGATGGCCAAGATCCCGGGTGTGGTCTACACCTGCGACTACAAGTTCATGTGCTCGTCTCCCGGCCAGGAGACCCTGAAGCAGGCCATAAAGGAGAACGACCTCGACGGCATAATCGTCTCGGCCTGCTCTCCGCACATGCACGAGAAGACCTTCAGGAAGGCCTCAGAGGCAGCGGGCCTCAATCCCTACCAGTGCGAGATAACCAACATCCGCGAGCAGTGCTCGTGGGTCCACCACGACAAGACCAAGGCCACGGGGACGGTCAAGTCCATCGACCTTACCAGGATGACCATACAGAGGCTCAAGAAGAACCAGCCTCTCAAGAAAATAAAGATACCCGTAAAGAAGAAGGCTCTCGTCATAGGCGGCGGCATCGCGGGGATACAGGCGGCGCTCGACATAGCCGAGGGCGGCAGGGAAGTCATACTCGTCGAGAAGGAGCCCTCGATAGGCGGCAACATGGCGAGGCTCTCCGAGACCTTCCCCACGATGGACTGCTCGCAGTGCATCCTGACGCCCAAGATGGTCGAGGCCGAGCTTAACGAGAACATAACCCTCTACACCTACTCCGAGGTCGAGAAGGTAGACGGCTACATCGGCAACTTCACGGTGACCGTCAGGAGGAAGTCCAAGTACGTTGACGAGGAGCGCTGCACCGGGTGCGGCGAGTGCATAGAGAAGTGCCCGTTCAAGGTGGAGAGCGCCTTTGAGCTGGGCCTTAACAAGAGAAAGGTCATCTACACGCCTTTCCCGCAGTCGGTCCCGAACATCCCGGTCATAGACGCGCCGAACTGCCCCAAGATACAGAAGGACAAGTGCGGCGCCTGCGCCATAGTCTGCGGCCCCAAGTGCATAGACTTCAAGATGGAAGACAAGCTCGAAACCGTTGAGGTCGGGGCCATAGTCGTGGCCACGGGCTACCAGCTCATGCCCAACGAGCGCTTCGGCGAGTACGGCTACGGGAGGATCAAGGACGTCATAAGCGGCCTGCAGTTCGAGAGGCTCGCGTCGTCGTCCGGCCCGACCGGCGGCGAGATACGGAGGCCCTCGGACGGCAAGGTACCGGAGAGCGTCGTATTCATACAGTGCGTGGGTTCCAGGGACGAGAAAAAGGGCGTTTCCTACTGCTCTAAGATATGCTGCATGTACACTGCCAAGCACACCAAGCTCTATTCCCACAAGGTGCACGGCGGCCAGGCCTATGTCTTCTACATGGACATACGCTCCGGCGGAAAGCGGTATGAGGAGTTCGTAAGGGGCGCGATAGAGCACGACGGCGCCATGTACCTCAGGGGCCGCGTCTCGCGGGTGTACGAGAAAAACGGGAAAATAATCGTCCAGGGCGCGGACACCTTGAGCGGCTCGCAGGTGGAGATAGAGGCCGACATGGTGGTCCTCGCTACCGCCGTCGTTTCGAGGGAGGGCGCGGACGGGCTCGCCCAGAGGCTCGGCATAGGCTATGACAAGCACAAGTTCTATAACGAGTACCACCCGAAGTTGAAGCCTGTGGAGACGGTTACCGCAGGGATATACCTCGCGGGCTCCTGCATGGGGCCCATGGACATACCCGACTCGGTAGCGCAGGGGAGCGCCGCGGCGAGCAAGGTTCTGGCGCTCTTCTCAGCCGACGAGATGGCAAGGGAGCCCATAACATCGGTAGTGAACAAGGTCACCTGCAACGCCTGCTGGGACTGCCTGACCGCCTGCCCCTACACGGCCATCGAGAGGGACGCCATAAAGGACAGGAAGGGCAACATCGTGAAGTGGGTCGCGAAGGTGAACGACGGCGTCTGCCAGGGCTGCGGAGTTTGCGTTGCGGCCTGCAGGTCGAAATCCATCGACTTGAAGGGGTATACTGACGAGCAGGTGTTTGCGGCGATAAACACATTTTAGCCTTTCACTCCCCTTTTCTAAAGGGGGCTGGGGGGATTAGGTCAGCTTAAAAGAGGTTAAGAAGGTTTCAGATGAGCGCACATCTAGATAAAGACGAAACACCGGCTGCTTCAGGCTCTTTCGAGCCGAAGATAATGGCCTTTGTCTGCAACTGGTGCACCTACGCAGGCGCCGACCTCGCGGGCACGAGCAGGATGGAGTACAGGCCGAACGTGAGGATCATAAAGCTCCCCTGCACAGGGAGGATAGACCCGCTCTTCATCCTCAAGGCATTCGAGAACGGGGCCGACGGCGTGCTGGTCTCGGGCTGCCATCCCGGCGACTGCCATTACACGACAGGCAATTACCACGCCCGGAGGCGCTGGATAGGGTTCAAGAGCCTCATGGAGTTCGCGGGAATAGACATGAGGAGGCTCCATTTCTCGTGGGTCTCGGCCTCAGAGGCCATCAAGTGGGTGGACCTCATAAACAAGGTCACCGACGAGGTGAAGGCCCTCGGCCCCTTCATGGAGTACAGTGGGCTCAAGGAAAACGAACTTGAATAGCAGGGTGTTGAAAAACAACCTGTCCTGATAGAGGGTAAAAGGGGAATGGGAAAAGAGATATCTGTAAGCGCTGTGCTCATCGAGCGCGAGGACGGCACTTACAGGGCCAACTGCCCCGAGCTCGACGTGGAAACCGAGGGTGAAAGCTCGGAGGAGGCCTTCGAGAACCTCAAGGCCTCGGTCCAGTTGCACGTGAAAAAGGCGGGGGCAGAGGGGCTCAAGCAGGTAAAATGCTTCAAGTTCAAGGTGACCCTCGATTAGCGGGGGCCGGGTCTGATAAAAAACGGCGGGGCTGGAACGAAGCCCCTCGATGAAAGCGTAGAAAAGGCGCTCCAGATGGAAAACATATTAAGGCAGAAGGCTAAAGAGCTCCTTGCCTCGGGCGAGGTAAAGGTCGTAATCGGCTACGGCTGGAACAGGGCGAAGACGAGGACCACCCCGGTATTCATAACCGACGCGGCGGATACCGGCCAGCTCGTCTGGAACCCGCTTTGCGTAAACAATCTTTCGGTCTATCTTACGCGGAAGTTCAAGGACATCCAGGCCCTCGGAAAGCCCGCGATAGTCGCCAAGGGCTGCGACATAAGGAACATCGCCGTCCTTATCTCGGAGGCGCAGATAAAGCGCGAGGACGTTTATGTGATCGGCATGGCGTGCCAGGGCGTCGTATACAAGCAGGAGCTCTGGCAGGGCGAGCTTAAGCCCAACATAATGCCGACCAAGTGCCATAACTGCGAC encodes the following:
- a CDS encoding 4Fe-4S dicluster domain-containing protein yields the protein MKINLSNQDVQSVSVGKVERLSGEDLKKCYQCGNCSGGCPVSYKMEIPPTRIMRMLQLGRLEEVKAANSMWLCVGCLQCYSRCPKGCSVAAVLEALRQEALRESADRVDVKELPMPLLKKAPQQAIVCGFRKFVS
- a CDS encoding CoB--CoM heterodisulfide reductase iron-sulfur subunit B family protein, coding for MNQVLMKIPYYPGCTLNTVAKQFDSSARDSALAVGFEMAELKQWNCCGATFPLAPDNLMGLTAPAKVLSGARKVGDTLTTLCSVCYNVLKRTNSVIRESKEKRGVVNGFIEEEYDGSLSVLHYLEVLRDRVGFDKVKGAVKRPLKGIKAGAYYGCMLLRPFEDVGIDNAERPTIFEDLLKALGAEPVEFPNRIECCGAHLAMNDEEVVTRLSGAVIDSAAGMGAELVVTSCPLCQYNLEKSRGAGSSNGVPVIYFTQALGLALGQDIETLGFEKNATDVMPLLKKKGIA
- a CDS encoding CoB--CoM heterodisulfide reductase iron-sulfur subunit A family protein, yielding MPRIGVFVCQCGNNIAATVDTKKVAEEMAKIPGVVYTCDYKFMCSSPGQETLKQAIKENDLDGIIVSACSPHMHEKTFRKASEAAGLNPYQCEITNIREQCSWVHHDKTKATGTVKSIDLTRMTIQRLKKNQPLKKIKIPVKKKALVIGGGIAGIQAALDIAEGGREVILVEKEPSIGGNMARLSETFPTMDCSQCILTPKMVEAELNENITLYTYSEVEKVDGYIGNFTVTVRRKSKYVDEERCTGCGECIEKCPFKVESAFELGLNKRKVIYTPFPQSVPNIPVIDAPNCPKIQKDKCGACAIVCGPKCIDFKMEDKLETVEVGAIVVATGYQLMPNERFGEYGYGRIKDVISGLQFERLASSSGPTGGEIRRPSDGKVPESVVFIQCVGSRDEKKGVSYCSKICCMYTAKHTKLYSHKVHGGQAYVFYMDIRSGGKRYEEFVRGAIEHDGAMYLRGRVSRVYEKNGKIIVQGADTLSGSQVEIEADMVVLATAVVSREGADGLAQRLGIGYDKHKFYNEYHPKLKPVETVTAGIYLAGSCMGPMDIPDSVAQGSAAASKVLALFSADEMAREPITSVVNKVTCNACWDCLTACPYTAIERDAIKDRKGNIVKWVAKVNDGVCQGCGVCVAACRSKSIDLKGYTDEQVFAAINTF
- a CDS encoding hydrogenase iron-sulfur subunit produces the protein MSAHLDKDETPAASGSFEPKIMAFVCNWCTYAGADLAGTSRMEYRPNVRIIKLPCTGRIDPLFILKAFENGADGVLVSGCHPGDCHYTTGNYHARRRWIGFKSLMEFAGIDMRRLHFSWVSASEAIKWVDLINKVTDEVKALGPFMEYSGLKENELE
- a CDS encoding type II toxin-antitoxin system HicB family antitoxin, whose translation is MGKEISVSAVLIEREDGTYRANCPELDVETEGESSEEAFENLKASVQLHVKKAGAEGLKQVKCFKFKVTLD